The Flavobacterium johnsoniae UW101 genomic interval CTCTAAAATTATGACACTACAATATCAGGGTGAACAATACGGAAAGGCAACAACATTTACACTAAGAATTATTGGAAACAACCTTTCAAAAAGCAGTTCTAATTACCAAATTGATTTATTGGTTGGAGATAAAAAACTGCCAACGTTTACAAGTGAAATACACCAAAGTCTTTCAAACTGTTTAAAAGAAATTTATTTATTTAGAAAACATAACGGAATAAAATTTGAAGAATCATCAGAGAAAATTGTTTCTCTTTATGTTCCTTATGATAAGGTTTTGTTTAACTGCAATAAATATGCTTTGTTTAGAGCGTAAGCTGAAATTCTAAAAATATTTAATAAGACCGTTCTTTTTAAGGACGGTTTTTTTTGTGTTTTTTATTTTCTTGATTATCATATAAGATAACCGAATTGAATTAGAATATCATCAAATTTGTTTTTTATAAAAAATGTAATTTTAATCTGATGAAAAATGAATGAAATTAAAAATTTAGAAGATATTAAAAAACTCACAACAGAGTTTCTAAATACTTTAAAACCAGCAAAAGATGAAAAAGATTGTTATACCGCAGAGGTTAAAGTATTAGATTATTATGAGTTAGGCTGTGTTATAACAAATATGCTGAAACTTTGTATTTTGGCACTAGAACATGAGGAGCATAAAATTTCGGAAACAAGAAAAGACCAATCTATTAATGTCGCACTAATGCTCGAAGTAGTGCTGCAGCTTTTTCCTTTAGACGAATTTGAGTTTCTAAGCGAAATAAAACAACTCGTTTAATATAAAGCCAAAATAAAAAAGGCTTCAGATTTTCTGAAGCCTTTTAAAAATTGTAAAAACAGAAATGTTTTAAAAATTAGTGTTTACTTTTTTAGAACGTTCTGCTATAAATGAGATAAGCCATGTTACTTGTCCTTCTTTTACAAAGTATATTTTCTTTGTATCTAAGTTTGGCATAGCTTCCAGACAAGAAACAAGAATATTGTTTGCAGAGATTAAGTATTTCTGTTCGTAAGTGCTTAAAACTCTTGCTGCTTCTGAATTGGTTTTTGCAAGAGCAGTAAACTTACCAAAATTATTTTTTAGAATTGCATCATAATCAATAACGTCTTGCAGAGTTAAAGCAATATAATGTTCTTTTACGTTTTCATTGTAGTACAAAGTAGAAAATGCCCAAACAGCACCACCTGACAAATACATTTTATCTTTTTTGAATAAAAGAGGATTTTTGTCAAATAAGTCTTTTACTTTTTTACGAAGAACAGAGTTAAAGTCAAAAGATTTTTCCTGATAAGCAGACATATCGTTTGCCTGAGATGGATTTACAACTGTTTTTTGTACAGCATCTGTAAGTGTCATTGTTCCAAAATCCAGTTCAAGAGGAATAAACTCTAATTTGTTGTCTTTAAGTTCATCGATATAACCGCCTTTTGTAGTTTGAGCACCAATATCAAGAAGGAAAGCATTAGCGTAATCAACCGGAGGAATAGCACCTTTTACAAGTGTTTTTGCTTCTTCGTTAACATCTAGAACTTCAAGTTGTTTGTTTGTAAGAGAAGCGATTTTGTTTTTTAAAACATCAATATTACGAGCAGATTGAAAAACCGGAGCTGCAACGATAAAGATGTTTTCTTCAAGAATTTTATATTCAGATCTTATTTTTTTTAATTGATCGCTGACAATAACGCTTGCTCTGTTTATATCTTCCTGAGGAAGTGCGTTTGATGCAGCAATATGATCAGCAAAAGGAATTCTTTCTGTCCAGAAAGAAAGGATTTTATAGTCAGCTTTTTTGATATTGTTTACATCAATAACTGAAACTTTTATAGCTCTTCTTCCAATTTCAATTCCAGCATAAATACTTTTTTGAGAAAATACATTAATGGAAAAAAATAAATTTAAAAGAATAAAGAATAGAATCTGGGGGTTTTGTCTTTTAAGCATTGTTATTACGATTATATTATAATTTTAAATAAATTATTGTTTTTTTATCTTAAGAACGCAAATAAAACCAATCAAATATTTATCAATTTTGAGATGTTTTTGGTTTTATACAAAAAAAGCTTCAGATTTCTCTGAAGCTTAGTCTTAGTAGCGGGAACAGGACTCGAACCTGTGACCTTCGGGTTATGAGCCCGACGAGCTGCCTACTGCTCTATCCCGCGATGTTTCGGGTGCAAAGATACACACTAAATACTGTTATCCAAAGAAATTAGTGAAATATTTTTATTTAAGTTTGTTTTTGTTGTAATGATTTGGTTTGTAGTTGGTTACTTTTTGTTCTTGACGAAACTAGACTTGATAATCAAGTAATTCTTTGTAAGGATTGTTTTTTAAACCTAATAATTTTCCAAAAGCAGGCTCGGTTTTGTAACCGTTTTGTTTAAGTTTTATAATTTCTAATCGAAAGTTTTCGTCTTTCGATTGCAGGATTTTGTGCTCAATAACCATGTGTTTATAACCATTTTGATTTTGAGTTGGAACGTTCTGCCCAAAAATTTCGATTTCAAACTCTTCTATTTTAAAGTTTGCAATTACAGATTCGTGTTCGTCGATATTGGCTTCCCAAATTTTAAAATCGGTTTTGTTTTCAAATGCAGAAGTGATTTTAGTAATAAAATCAGTTTTGTTTTCCCAATAACAAATAATATCAAGATCGCTGTTTTCAATATCAATATTTATTGGAATTGTGCCAGCCAGAATTGGATCAAATTCAGCCAGGATTTCTAAAACCTTATTTTCTGTCAGGGTTTTATACGCTTGAATTTGTCTGGGATTTCCGTTTTTTAAATATTCTATATTGGTAAAATCAATCATTAATAGGTATAATTTTATTTGATATTTTTAGAGCTAATAAATATTCAATCTCCAAAAGCAATAATCCCACTATTGGTATTGTCAATGATTTCAATTATCTTAAATAATTGTTTTACATCAGTATCGTTTTGTTGTTTATGGGCTGTATTATTTTGGCAAATTTGCTTTATTTGTTCACTCTTCCATCTAAAGTCTGAGTTATACTCATAATGATTTTCAATAATTCCCTTAGTTTTTAAATTTTTAAATGTTTTACTGCCAAGTTGTCCAATAAATTCAAGCTTTGTTGGTGAATCGGGAGTAATTTGGTCGTCTTTTATGAGATAAAAATCTAACATTATTTAGTTATTCTTTGATGTAATTTTTTTCTTCGTCAATTTCCTGTTGAAGTCTTTTATTGATATTGACTTTGGCATTGGTAAAAACAAAAACGGTTGTTCCGTATTCTCTGGCATATTTATTTGTGATTTTGCCCGCTATAAAAGCCGACTGAAAAAACGGACTTGTTTCTTTAAATTCATTGCTATTTTCCTCAAAGGTTTTAACCCGAATTAAGTTTTTGTAATACACATTCAAATTGAACCAGTTTACATAATCGGCATTAAAAGAAACGGCTTTAATTCCTTTTTTGGTATAAAAATTAATGGCGCCTGCTTGTCCGTAATTGTCACAAAGCACCAACGTGTTTTCTGATTTTGGAAACAGAGCATAAACCGAATCTGTTTTTCGGGCCAGTTCTTTCCAGCCCAGCATATCGGCAAAATCCTGAGATAAGTTGTGTTCTTTTCCGTCTTCCCAACGATGTGTCTGCTTTTTGGCGACTAATTTTTCGGGACTTCTATTTGGGAAAGCCAAGTAATACATCGGAACAAAAAATAATAACGGAAGTGCAATAAAAACAGGTTTTAAATAGCGTTTCCATCCCGAGTTTAAAATATCTGCAAGAAAAACAGAACCCAAAGCAATGTATATAGGATACAAACCAATAGCATAATAGGCTTTGGCTTTAAAATATAAGAATACAATTATTGTAAAAATTATCGAAGCAAAAAGAAACTTAAATTTTTCAAAAGGTTTGTAAAATAACAAAGCATAAAATGAAGCAAGGATTACAAAAAATGAACCTATAAAAAACAAAAGCTGTTCTTTTAAAAAATCGGCACGATTGACATTTACCAATTGTGTTTCAGACAATTCTTTCATGTGATGCACGATGGGGAATTGATTGTTATACTGCCATAATAAATTGGGTAAAATTAGAATCAATCCTAAAAATAAAGCGAAGTATAGTTTTTTTTCAGCCAGTATTTTTCTTTGTTTAGAAAGAATAAGTGCCGGTAAAAGCCCAATAAGGAGAAAAAGGATATTGTATTTATTTAGAAATCCAAAAGCAAAAACAACGGCTCCAATATAAAGCCATTTTGGTTTTTCGGAAATAATATATTGTATCAAAATATAATAAAATGCCGTCCAGCACAAAACATCAAATGAGTTGGGCTGATAGAGCATGTTGATTCTTAAAAGTGATGAAAATACGATGCACATTGCACCTAAAACCAAAGCGTAAAGATTTCCTTTTAAAAGCTCAATAGTTTTCCAGATAATTATAAGTGTCAAAACACCAAAAAGGGCAGGGAAGAACTTAACCCAGAAAACAGAATTTCCAAGCAGTAAAATAAGATACGAAAACCATGAAGTAACAGGCGGAACAGATAAATAACCCCAAGCGAGATGATGCGCCTGATCGAGATGTAAATACTCATCACGCTGCAAATCATATTCGGGACTTATTAAAACATATTGAAGGACAAATTTTAGAATAATAAACCCAATTAAGATTAGTGTTTTTTTGTTCATGGAGCTTTTGGTTTAGTAAATGGTTTTGTATAACGAATATAGGGTTTATTTTAATTTGAAAAATGCTTACGGGTTATCGTTAGAAAATAAAAAAGCTCCAGATTTCTCTGAAGCTTATTTTTTTGGATTTTTAAGAAAATTTATTCTTCTTCTGCGGTTTCAAATTCCATGTGGTCTACTATTTCTGCATCTGGTTTTGCAGGTTTAGAAGCTTTTAGTGCATTGAATCTTTCGAGCATTTCAGTTTCTTCTTCTTCACCGCTGAAATACGGGAAAACGTCCATAATTGGCGATTCTGAAATGGCAGGAATAGAATATTCTCCCATTGTGTTTTTCATTACATGAATCGTGTTGTCGTAAGCTTCTCTAACATCATTTGCCTGAACCAGCATGTACATGTTTGATTTTCTTTCTTTACCGCTTTCTTCATCATAAGCAATTAAAGAAACTTTTGATTTAAACCAGCGATCGGCATTTTCAAACGGATGTATTTCGGCATAATTAGCCACTTTTATATTTGTGATTTTAAATTCTTCACTAATATAAGCTGCCATTTCTTCATTAATTCTTTTTTCGGCTTCAGTATAAGATACAGCATCTACCAAATAAGGTTCTGTTAAAACTTTTTGGCCTCCAGTTTCATCTGTTTTTCTATATTTTACTTTGCATTCGTACCAAATTGCGCTCATCTTTTCTATTTTTTAAGGATGCCAAAGATAGATTTTACAGCAAAATAAATCCCGAAAATCACCAAATAGATATTCACAATTTGTGCATGTTTTTGGTAAAGTGCTGACTGTTTTTGGATTAGGGAATGGTTAAAAAAAAGCCTCAGAAAAACTGAGGCTTTAATTTCCAAAAACATGATTTCTAAATTATGGTAGATTTAGATCTTTAAATCCTGAAACTTCGGTTGAGACTTCTCCTAACCATCCGCCTTCAGCGCGATTTGAATTGTAAACTTTGATAAAGTCAATTCCTTTTAGTTTTACCGATTCGCCTTTTGCATTTACTGCCCAGCTGATATCGATATATCCTCTTGCATCTGTATTAGCCCAGTTGTCTGTATAACCCCATTCGTAAGCAGGATTTGCCCAGTTTGTTCCTGTTCCTGATTTGTCGTAAATATTAGATTTTAGGAAAGTTCCTTTTAAAGTAACTGTATTTCCTTTCCATAAAGGATAGAAAGACTGTCTGTGAAATTGATTTTTTGCAAGATATCCGGTTTGTCCCTGATTATCTGTCCAGCGAATGTAGTTTGGTTCGTTTGCATTCGCAGGTTCAGTTTCTGGTTTGTAGTAGGTAATCTCGTAGTTTTTAATTGTAGTTGGTTTGTTGTGTTCAGAACCTGCAATTTCAAACCACTCGTCGTCAGCAATTCCATTTCCGTTTGCATCATAAGACACCATTACAATTCCTGGCTCAGACCAATCTGTAAAAGCATTTCCAAGAACTACAAAATCGGCTCCGTCTTTATTAATAATAGTATGGTCAAAACCAAATTGTACATAGCCTCCAAATCCTCCTAAACTTACCATGCTTCCGGTAGTTAAGGCTGTTTCTGCTTTTGCACGCATTGTTTCATCCGTATCTGCAGCAGTTGCAGCAGGCAGTGTATTGATAAATTGCCCTGGAGCCGGGAAGAAATCAAAAACACGTGTAATTCTGTTTAAATATGTTTTTTCGGCAACAGTTAAAGTGAAATTTTTAGAACTTTCGCCTACACCGTTTTTAGCTCTAAACTCAACATTATAAGTTCCTGCATTAGCAAAAACATAAAACAAATCAATAGTTGAGGCTACTTCCTGATCGTTTACAAGCCATTTGTATGTGGCGCCAGAAGCATTTGCTGTTTTTGCTTCAACTTTAAACCACTGCATTTTATCAACAGTAAAACCTCCTGCTGGATTTGGTAAAGTAATTTCTGGAGCGCTTGCATTAATGCTGATGGTGCGTCCGTCTGCAAAAGTAAAAGTCATGATTCCGTTTGCCAATGAAACCGAAATGATTTCAGCAGCATCTTTTCCTTTTTGCCCAGATGCCGAAACACCCGTATCAGTTCCGTCGATAATCCAGTTTCCGTTAGATCCAATAGTAATTTTTACTGCTTCACCTTTATCTCCGTTTTGTCCTTTAGCAGATGTTCCGGTATCAACACCGTCGATCCACCAGTTTCCGTTTTCTCCAATTTTTATGAAAGATGAAGTGTTGCGAACCGTTAGTTTTGATCCGTCACTCATTGTAATAACATAGCTTCCGTCTTTAGTTTCATAACTTACAACGTACAATCTTTTATTAAGAACATCAAGCAGGTTTTCATATTGTGCCATTCTGTTTTTTAAGTCATTGACGTCGTTTTTAAGATCGTTAATATCGTCTTTGTAACATCCTGAAAGAAGCAGGATAACCGACAATGCTAGTAGAATTTTCTTCATTTTTAAAAATTTAAGGTTATGGATTAATTATGGTTTTTTTGGTTTTAAAAGCAAAATGAGCCGGAATGTCGCCTGTGGTAACAGTAAACTTTGTATTTCCGTTTTTGTCAATGCAGTATAATTTTCCGGGCGAAACATAATCTCCTGCATCAGTTACATAAACGTTTAAAGAAACCGGATCTACCGCAATTCCGTAAGGCATTACAATTTCGTCGCTTACCGCTTTTGGCAGATAACTTTCAGAAAGAAGGGTTTCGGTTTTTACATTAATCATCGAATAATTAATGGCCCAGTCACCGGTTGCATAACTGAATTCAGAGCCTATAATGTAGGCCTTCTCTCCGGCAATTGTGATATTTGAACAGGCAATATCAAAGGTTTTTTTGATGTTGTCTGTTTTGGTGTCAATTACAAATAATTTAGGGCGAATGTTGAAATAATCACCGCGTGAGCTTACATACAAATCTCCGTCTTCATCGGCTTCAATTCTGTGAAGATTTATGGCAACTTCAATATCTTTTATTTTGGTAAAAGTGCTTAGGTCAATTACAGAAACGGTTTTTTCATAATCAGGCGGACTATATCCTCCTGAATTGGCAACATAAAGTTTATTGCCAACAATTGCCATTTCTTCAGGCTGGCGACCTACTTTTACAGTTCTTGTAATGGCAAGAGAAGTGGTGTCGATTTCGGCAACGAAACCATTTGGGGAATTCTCACCCAATTGTACTTCACCGTCGTAAGCGCTTAAATAAGCTTTTCCGTTGGCAAAAGTTATGTAACGGCAGTTTTTGGCATCAATTACTTTAAGACGTTTTGCAGTAACCACATCCATAACTTCAACCTTGTTTGAGTTGTTAATTACCGTATAAAGCTTAGAACCGTAAATACCAATGTCGTTCCCCACATCTCCTAATCCCAAAGTTGCATCAGGATTTGCCTGTCCGTACACGTTGCGTTTGTAAGTTCCTGTTTCGTAGTCGTAATAATCTAACGAAGCTTTGTTCATGTTCATGTTTCCTTCGTTAAGAAGGTAAAAACCTTGTACTGTTGTAACAGTTTCCGGAGGTAAAACCACCACTTCTTCAGGAATAATGGGATCTTCTTCCTGACATCCCTGAAAGGCAATCGCTGCGAATACGAGTAAAAGCCAAAATTTGAAATTTGTTTTCATTATTGAGATTTTAATTGTTGATGCTGTTTTGGTTTAAAGATTTATAGACATACTTAATCGGTAATTTCTTCCCGGCATTGGGAAATTGAGTACGACATCATAATATTGATTGAATAAATTGTTGACCTCACCGCTTATTTTTACAGGAAGTTTTTCAATTTTTCCGTTCCAGATAAGCGCCATGTCGCTCGTGTACCAAGGTTTTACATAATTGACAGGAATATTGGCTTTCTGGCTGTATCTTTCGCCTGTATAAATAAAACTGTAGTTTAAATTCCAGTTTTTCCAGTTAATAGAAGAAGTTAAAGTACCGCTGTTTCTAGGCGTGTAAGGAATTTGATCGCCATAAGTAGTGCCTTTTGGCGTAATATCGATTGCCTGCTGATAGGTATAACTAAGGCCTAAGTCTAAAAATATTTGTTCAGGAAATTTAAAAACCAAATTGGTATTGATTTCTAAACCGCGAATATCAACTTCTCCCAAATTCATCATCGTCCATCTAAAAAGATTAGAAGACGGCATTGCCACAATTTTGTCTTTTACGCGGTTGTAATAAACATCTGCCTGAAATGAAGCCGATTGTAAAAACTTTTTAGGTTCGATAAGATAAGTGGTTCCAAAATCATATTGAGTTGTAAATTCCGGGCGCAAAAAGCTGTTTCCGATAAAAGTGTAATACAAATCATTAAAAGTCGGCATTCGGAAAGATTCTTTATAAAATGCTCTGATTCTAAAATTCTTTACATCAAATGGCTGAAAAGAAGCTGATACAACCGGACAAAAAACATGCTGGCTGTCTCCCTGCTGGTAATATTTGACTTGTTCATCAATATAAGCGCCCAGTAAATTTGCCTGAATATCCAGACGTTTCCAATGCATTTCGCTCGAAAGTGCTCCTAAATAAGAATATCGGGTAGGATAGGGGAAATGGTATAAATTAGCATCGAGTGTATTTATAGAAAGATCGGCAGCGAAAGACATTTTCCACCAGTCTTTTATGTTGTAGAGATTAACAATCGAAGCGTAAAATTCGTTTTGGTAATATTTATTGTCTAATGCCCCTTCAAGAGTTTTATAATCCGGGTCGATGTAACGGCTGTAATCACGGCTGAATTTTACATTTGCCAGCATTTCGTGTTTTTCGAAAAAAGAATTTTGTACCGAAGCATGAATAAAGAAATTCCGATCCCATTGACGCTGTACATATTCGTACCGATTGGCTAAAATAGCGCCAGGAAGACCTCTTTCAGAATCGTAATAATAGGCTTTAAGATTGGCTTGTCCGTTTGTTCCAAACTTTGTATTTAGGTTTAATTCAGCGCGAAGAGCGGTTATATCTCCATTTTGACGAACGGCTGTTGTGTCATAGCCGTCTTTTTTCTGATACCTGTATTTGTACTTTCCATCGGCTTTCGTCCACTCGATATTTGATGAAAGAGCTGTTTTAGAAGTTATTTTTTGCTGATAAAGAACAGAAGGATTCACCAGTCCGAAAGATCCGGTTTTAAAAGAAGCTCTGACATTTGCATTTTTACCCGATTCAAAAACGGGAACTTTCGATTTTAGGAATAAAGTATTAGAAGAGAAAAACCCGCGTGCCGGCTGAAAAATAGTAGACTTTTGACCATTATAAAGTTCGATGGCTTCAATATTATCAAGCGAATATTTTCCTAAATCAACCTGTCCGTTTTGAGCATTTCCAACCGTCATTCCATCGTAAAAAACTGCTGTGTGAGCGCTTCCTAAACTGCGGACGTTAATGGTTTTTAAACCGCCAATTCCGCCGTAATCTTTTAACTGTACGCCTGAAAAATAACGAACCGCATCGGCAATAGAAAGACTGTTAAGGTTTTCGAGCTGTTTGCCAGATAAAATCTGGACAGGCATAGGCGACTCTATCCTGAACTCGCGTTTGCTTGCGGTTAGAATAACTTCGTTTAACGGAAGCGGTTTTAAAGAATCAACTTCTTTAGATTTGGGATGGTTTTGTGCCAAAATTGGATTTGAGAACAAAATCCAAAGCAAAAAACAAAATCCACAATGTATTAGGCTTAACGGCCTTTGTTTACATACGTGCATAAAAAAATGGTCTATTTGTAACAAATAGTTTTAAACGGAAAAAATCGAAATCAAATGTTAGTTTGATATTGCGCTTGTTCAAAGCTTTGGTCCGCGAAAGCCTGAATTTATTTGCAGTGGCAGGTCTCCTGACTTATTCCCATTTTGAACCGCCTTCCCACATTTGATGAAAAATGCAGTGGCAAAAGATTAGATTTTAAAAGCCTCAAAAAGCTTTTTTGTCTGTCAAAATGTTGCATGGAACTTACAGTAACGGGCTTGTTCAGGATTTGCACCTGATTCCCTCTTCGTTAGCTGCCCTCGAAAAGTTGCAGCTAAACCAATGCGGGTGCAAAGGTAAATAAACTAAGCTGGGTTATGGTGCTGTTTTTGAAAAAAAAATGTTCTGTGCTTTTTTCAGAGACTTATTGATTGAAAATTCAGTTTTGATAACTGATATTTAGAGCAGATTATTTTAAACAAAAAAAGCTCCAGATTTCTCTGAAGCTTTTTGTAGTCCGTGGGGGAATCGAACCCCCCTTACCAGGATGAAA includes:
- a CDS encoding Ppx/GppA phosphatase family protein; this translates as MLKRQNPQILFFILLNLFFSINVFSQKSIYAGIEIGRRAIKVSVIDVNNIKKADYKILSFWTERIPFADHIAASNALPQEDINRASVIVSDQLKKIRSEYKILEENIFIVAAPVFQSARNIDVLKNKIASLTNKQLEVLDVNEEAKTLVKGAIPPVDYANAFLLDIGAQTTKGGYIDELKDNKLEFIPLELDFGTMTLTDAVQKTVVNPSQANDMSAYQEKSFDFNSVLRKKVKDLFDKNPLLFKKDKMYLSGGAVWAFSTLYYNENVKEHYIALTLQDVIDYDAILKNNFGKFTALAKTNSEAARVLSTYEQKYLISANNILVSCLEAMPNLDTKKIYFVKEGQVTWLISFIAERSKKVNTNF
- a CDS encoding DUF4269 domain-containing protein codes for the protein MIDFTNIEYLKNGNPRQIQAYKTLTENKVLEILAEFDPILAGTIPINIDIENSDLDIICYWENKTDFITKITSAFENKTDFKIWEANIDEHESVIANFKIEEFEIEIFGQNVPTQNQNGYKHMVIEHKILQSKDENFRLEIIKLKQNGYKTEPAFGKLLGLKNNPYKELLDYQV
- a CDS encoding glycosyltransferase family 39 protein, with the translated sequence MNKKTLILIGFIILKFVLQYVLISPEYDLQRDEYLHLDQAHHLAWGYLSVPPVTSWFSYLILLLGNSVFWVKFFPALFGVLTLIIIWKTIELLKGNLYALVLGAMCIVFSSLLRINMLYQPNSFDVLCWTAFYYILIQYIISEKPKWLYIGAVVFAFGFLNKYNILFLLIGLLPALILSKQRKILAEKKLYFALFLGLILILPNLLWQYNNQFPIVHHMKELSETQLVNVNRADFLKEQLLFFIGSFFVILASFYALLFYKPFEKFKFLFASIIFTIIVFLYFKAKAYYAIGLYPIYIALGSVFLADILNSGWKRYLKPVFIALPLLFFVPMYYLAFPNRSPEKLVAKKQTHRWEDGKEHNLSQDFADMLGWKELARKTDSVYALFPKSENTLVLCDNYGQAGAINFYTKKGIKAVSFNADYVNWFNLNVYYKNLIRVKTFEENSNEFKETSPFFQSAFIAGKITNKYAREYGTTVFVFTNAKVNINKRLQQEIDEEKNYIKE
- a CDS encoding DUF4494 domain-containing protein, which translates into the protein MSAIWYECKVKYRKTDETGGQKVLTEPYLVDAVSYTEAEKRINEEMAAYISEEFKITNIKVANYAEIHPFENADRWFKSKVSLIAYDEESGKERKSNMYMLVQANDVREAYDNTIHVMKNTMGEYSIPAISESPIMDVFPYFSGEEEETEMLERFNALKASKPAKPDAEIVDHMEFETAEEE
- a CDS encoding PKD-like domain-containing protein, producing MKKILLALSVILLLSGCYKDDINDLKNDVNDLKNRMAQYENLLDVLNKRLYVVSYETKDGSYVITMSDGSKLTVRNTSSFIKIGENGNWWIDGVDTGTSAKGQNGDKGEAVKITIGSNGNWIIDGTDTGVSASGQKGKDAAEIISVSLANGIMTFTFADGRTISINASAPEITLPNPAGGFTVDKMQWFKVEAKTANASGATYKWLVNDQEVASTIDLFYVFANAGTYNVEFRAKNGVGESSKNFTLTVAEKTYLNRITRVFDFFPAPGQFINTLPAATAADTDETMRAKAETALTTGSMVSLGGFGGYVQFGFDHTIINKDGADFVVLGNAFTDWSEPGIVMVSYDANGNGIADDEWFEIAGSEHNKPTTIKNYEITYYKPETEPANANEPNYIRWTDNQGQTGYLAKNQFHRQSFYPLWKGNTVTLKGTFLKSNIYDKSGTGTNWANPAYEWGYTDNWANTDARGYIDISWAVNAKGESVKLKGIDFIKVYNSNRAEGGWLGEVSTEVSGFKDLNLP
- a CDS encoding DUF5074 domain-containing protein, translated to MKTNFKFWLLLVFAAIAFQGCQEEDPIIPEEVVVLPPETVTTVQGFYLLNEGNMNMNKASLDYYDYETGTYKRNVYGQANPDATLGLGDVGNDIGIYGSKLYTVINNSNKVEVMDVVTAKRLKVIDAKNCRYITFANGKAYLSAYDGEVQLGENSPNGFVAEIDTTSLAITRTVKVGRQPEEMAIVGNKLYVANSGGYSPPDYEKTVSVIDLSTFTKIKDIEVAINLHRIEADEDGDLYVSSRGDYFNIRPKLFVIDTKTDNIKKTFDIACSNITIAGEKAYIIGSEFSYATGDWAINYSMINVKTETLLSESYLPKAVSDEIVMPYGIAVDPVSLNVYVTDAGDYVSPGKLYCIDKNGNTKFTVTTGDIPAHFAFKTKKTIINP
- a CDS encoding TonB-dependent receptor — its product is MAQNHPKSKEVDSLKPLPLNEVILTASKREFRIESPMPVQILSGKQLENLNSLSIADAVRYFSGVQLKDYGGIGGLKTINVRSLGSAHTAVFYDGMTVGNAQNGQVDLGKYSLDNIEAIELYNGQKSTIFQPARGFFSSNTLFLKSKVPVFESGKNANVRASFKTGSFGLVNPSVLYQQKITSKTALSSNIEWTKADGKYKYRYQKKDGYDTTAVRQNGDITALRAELNLNTKFGTNGQANLKAYYYDSERGLPGAILANRYEYVQRQWDRNFFIHASVQNSFFEKHEMLANVKFSRDYSRYIDPDYKTLEGALDNKYYQNEFYASIVNLYNIKDWWKMSFAADLSINTLDANLYHFPYPTRYSYLGALSSEMHWKRLDIQANLLGAYIDEQVKYYQQGDSQHVFCPVVSASFQPFDVKNFRIRAFYKESFRMPTFNDLYYTFIGNSFLRPEFTTQYDFGTTYLIEPKKFLQSASFQADVYYNRVKDKIVAMPSSNLFRWTMMNLGEVDIRGLEINTNLVFKFPEQIFLDLGLSYTYQQAIDITPKGTTYGDQIPYTPRNSGTLTSSINWKNWNLNYSFIYTGERYSQKANIPVNYVKPWYTSDMALIWNGKIEKLPVKISGEVNNLFNQYYDVVLNFPMPGRNYRLSMSINL